The following proteins come from a genomic window of Alicyclobacillus dauci:
- the pheS gene encoding phenylalanine--tRNA ligase subunit alpha, with amino-acid sequence MDFTALKAQLDTLRDHAVTKLASVSDTKSLNEWRVAYLGKKSEVSGLAKQMGGLAPEERPKFGQLLNDVRQALEAEWEEKRNILERAEQNARLSAETIDITLPGRETQPGAYHPISRVIREIEDVFLGMGFMIADGPEVETDLYNFEMLNLPKDHPARDMQDTFYITDELLMRTHTSPMQVRTMQRMHPQVPVKVLVPGRVYRRDEDDATHSHAFTQIEGLVVDKNIRMSDLKGILEQFAKALFGENQRVRLRPSFFPFTEPSAEVDLVCVHCGGDGCRVCKETGWIEILGSGMVHPRVLDMAGYDSSIYSGFAFGMGAERIAMLKYGITDIRQLYQNDLRFLRQFTGA; translated from the coding sequence TTGGATTTCACAGCACTCAAGGCACAACTTGACACATTGCGCGATCACGCAGTGACAAAGCTCGCTTCTGTCAGTGACACAAAGTCCCTCAATGAGTGGCGGGTGGCATATCTCGGCAAAAAAAGTGAAGTCTCGGGCTTAGCGAAACAAATGGGCGGCTTGGCTCCAGAGGAACGACCAAAGTTCGGACAATTGCTGAACGATGTGCGCCAAGCGCTTGAAGCAGAGTGGGAAGAAAAGCGGAACATTCTCGAGCGGGCGGAACAAAACGCTCGGCTGAGCGCGGAAACAATCGACATCACACTGCCAGGGCGCGAAACACAGCCTGGTGCATATCATCCAATTTCGCGAGTCATTCGCGAAATTGAGGATGTTTTTCTCGGAATGGGATTTATGATCGCCGATGGCCCGGAAGTGGAGACCGACTTGTACAATTTCGAAATGCTCAATCTCCCGAAAGACCATCCAGCGCGCGATATGCAGGATACGTTTTATATTACTGACGAGCTTTTAATGCGCACGCATACTTCACCCATGCAGGTTCGGACAATGCAGCGAATGCACCCGCAGGTGCCTGTGAAGGTGCTGGTTCCAGGCAGAGTGTACCGTCGAGATGAGGACGATGCGACGCATTCGCACGCCTTCACACAGATTGAAGGGCTCGTCGTCGACAAAAATATTCGCATGAGCGATCTCAAAGGCATTCTGGAACAATTCGCCAAGGCACTGTTTGGCGAAAATCAACGCGTTCGACTACGGCCCAGCTTCTTCCCGTTCACCGAGCCGAGTGCGGAAGTTGACCTCGTTTGTGTCCACTGCGGCGGCGACGGCTGCAGGGTTTGCAAGGAAACGGGTTGGATCGAAATATTGGGATCTGGCATGGTTCATCCGCGCGTCCTTGATATGGCTGGATACGACAGCTCCATATACAGCGGCTTCGCATTTGGTATGGGGGCGGAACGAATCGCCATGTTGAAGTACGGGATTACAGATATTCGTCAACTGTACCAAAATGACTTGCGTTTCTTGCGCCAGTTCACGGGTGCTTAA
- the pheT gene encoding phenylalanine--tRNA ligase subunit beta: protein MKVSYQWLSEFVDLSGYTPDSLAELLTGAGLAVDAVESRNLGVEGVVVGVVRDMEHHPDADRLNVCQVDVGQAELLQIVCGAPNVRPGMIVPVALPGAKLPGGKEIKRAKLRGVTSNGMLCSASEIGLDTRLLPASQTTGLYALPEDTEIGKDITQVLHLDDWVLDIDLTPNRSDCLSIRGLAYEIAALTKKPTSFPTQIEIPLPDVPSPIRVRIDSERCGRYDAQVLEGLETGASPLWMQARLMTMGVRPIDVIVDVTNYVMLEWGQPLHAFDEASIADQTIVVRQATDGETLQTLDGQTRTLDSDMLVIADPQKAIGLAGVMGGENSEIRTGTSRVVIESARFDAPSTRRTGQKLGLRSEAQQRFEKGIDPATVRNALLRATQLLIQLAGAQLVGGISTARRDQDETTLHRTVRFSPDRCRALLGCSIEDKTIQAIFSQLGFSVKQRDTEWDVSVPTRRPDIELQADLVEEVARIYGYDNIPSTELTGPITAGGRDARQQLLGRIREGLIASGLFEVRTYAFTSPEALAALQLPAGARETHMIPLMHPMSDERRVLRTHMLPSLAEVAKYNLAHRVDGGAIFELGRVYEPKESPVQSQPDEHTVVGLLWFGETSENIYGRSRPVDFFDAKGALDHLFHRLGIAVRYERANESWLHPGRSARMIVKDTVIGLVGEVHPATAEALDVSHSIYAQLSVESIIERLPISTTVHALPRFPGSRRDVALIVSTQVLVGDMLNVIKDVGHDYSILQNATVFDVYSGQGVPENHKSVAIAIHFQAEERTLTDSEIEDVVKVVLERLQNVFGAQLRG from the coding sequence GTGAAAGTATCGTATCAGTGGTTGAGTGAGTTTGTGGATTTGTCAGGTTATACACCTGATTCGTTAGCCGAGCTCCTCACGGGGGCTGGACTTGCTGTCGACGCGGTAGAGTCGCGCAACCTAGGTGTGGAGGGCGTCGTCGTCGGTGTCGTGCGGGATATGGAGCATCATCCGGACGCGGACCGATTAAATGTATGCCAAGTCGACGTTGGGCAGGCGGAACTTTTGCAGATTGTGTGTGGGGCGCCAAACGTTCGTCCCGGGATGATTGTTCCTGTGGCACTACCCGGAGCGAAACTACCAGGTGGTAAGGAGATTAAGCGTGCAAAACTGCGTGGCGTGACTTCCAACGGCATGCTGTGCTCCGCTTCGGAAATCGGGCTGGACACGAGACTGTTGCCGGCGAGCCAAACGACAGGTCTCTATGCCTTGCCTGAGGACACAGAGATTGGCAAGGACATCACCCAAGTGCTTCACCTGGATGACTGGGTCCTTGATATCGATCTCACCCCGAATCGCAGCGATTGCCTCTCCATTCGCGGCTTAGCGTACGAAATCGCGGCTTTGACGAAAAAACCGACGAGTTTCCCGACGCAGATAGAGATTCCGCTGCCAGACGTTCCGTCGCCCATCCGCGTGCGGATCGACAGCGAACGGTGCGGGAGGTATGACGCACAGGTTCTGGAGGGCCTTGAAACTGGCGCTTCGCCTCTTTGGATGCAAGCGCGTTTAATGACCATGGGTGTACGCCCTATCGACGTCATCGTAGACGTGACGAACTACGTCATGCTCGAGTGGGGACAACCTCTCCACGCGTTTGACGAAGCGTCCATCGCGGATCAAACGATTGTCGTTCGGCAAGCGACTGACGGTGAAACATTACAAACTTTGGACGGGCAAACGCGCACGTTGGATTCAGATATGCTTGTCATCGCTGATCCGCAAAAAGCCATCGGCCTAGCGGGGGTCATGGGCGGCGAAAACAGTGAAATCCGTACGGGAACGTCGCGGGTCGTCATCGAATCGGCCAGGTTTGATGCTCCATCCACGCGGCGAACGGGGCAGAAGTTGGGTCTCCGGTCGGAAGCGCAACAACGCTTCGAAAAAGGGATCGATCCGGCCACGGTTCGCAACGCCCTGTTACGTGCCACACAGCTGTTGATTCAACTCGCTGGCGCACAGCTGGTTGGCGGAATCAGCACGGCACGGCGTGATCAAGATGAAACGACGCTTCATCGCACTGTTCGCTTTTCACCTGACCGATGCCGTGCCCTGCTTGGCTGCTCCATCGAGGACAAGACGATACAAGCGATTTTCAGCCAACTCGGTTTCAGTGTGAAGCAACGTGACACGGAGTGGGATGTTTCCGTCCCGACTCGACGTCCAGACATTGAGTTGCAGGCGGACCTGGTTGAAGAGGTCGCGCGTATATACGGATACGATAACATTCCCTCAACGGAACTCACTGGGCCTATCACTGCTGGTGGCCGGGATGCTCGCCAACAGCTCTTAGGGCGCATCCGCGAAGGACTCATTGCGAGCGGTTTATTCGAAGTTCGGACATATGCGTTCACGTCGCCAGAGGCCCTGGCCGCTCTACAGTTGCCTGCCGGAGCTCGTGAGACGCATATGATTCCGTTGATGCATCCCATGTCCGACGAACGCCGAGTGCTTCGTACGCACATGTTGCCCAGTCTTGCGGAAGTCGCTAAGTATAACCTGGCGCATCGGGTTGATGGCGGTGCGATTTTTGAACTCGGACGGGTATATGAACCGAAGGAGTCACCTGTGCAATCGCAACCGGATGAGCACACAGTCGTTGGCCTGCTCTGGTTCGGTGAAACATCTGAGAACATTTATGGACGATCTCGCCCTGTTGACTTTTTCGACGCCAAAGGTGCCTTGGACCATCTTTTCCATCGTCTGGGCATTGCGGTGCGATACGAGCGTGCAAACGAGTCATGGCTTCACCCTGGTCGATCCGCCCGCATGATTGTGAAGGACACGGTGATTGGCCTAGTCGGTGAAGTGCACCCTGCAACGGCCGAAGCACTGGATGTGTCTCATTCCATCTATGCTCAGTTGTCTGTAGAAAGTATCATCGAGCGCCTTCCAATCTCGACAACCGTTCACGCTCTGCCGCGCTTCCCAGGCTCACGTCGCGACGTAGCGCTGATTGTCTCGACACAAGTTCTCGTTGGCGATATGCTGAATGTTATCAAAGACGTTGGACATGATTACTCGATCCTCCAGAACGCAACCGTGTTCGACGTTTACAGTGGGCAAGGTGTTCCTGAGAACCACAAAAGCGTGGCAATCGCCATCCATTTTCAAGCGGAGGAGCGGACGTTGACGGATAGCGAGATCGAGGATGTTGTAAAAGTGGTACTCGAGCGTCTTCAGAATGTGTTTGGCGCCCAGTTACGGGGATAG
- a CDS encoding cell division protein ZapA codes for MDNRSVNRVKVVIHGMEYTLRGQAPTEHLYEVATMVDKMMSEIAATSAYMDDRRVAVLTALNLADELQRLRHDYQQLVDLIDDKTRGDSSQ; via the coding sequence ATGGACAATCGGTCGGTCAACCGCGTGAAAGTAGTCATACATGGAATGGAATATACACTGCGAGGTCAAGCCCCAACAGAACACTTGTATGAAGTGGCGACCATGGTTGACAAAATGATGTCGGAAATTGCTGCCACGTCGGCCTATATGGATGATCGACGCGTTGCAGTGTTAACAGCGCTCAATTTGGCCGATGAGCTGCAACGTTTACGGCATGACTACCAACAATTAGTTGACCTGATCGACGATAAGACACGAGGTGATTCGTCTCAGTGA
- a CDS encoding CvpA family protein yields MSGFGVLDIIFIAVIALGAINGYRLGFVRQVTRLFGAVIAYFVSYWLRPYVAPVVENMHLFSHLPQSAVANTLFGNLSGAIAFGVVFIVTFLLLRYAAGLIDALFSLPVLSFVNRTVGLVAGVALAVIFVYVVSLIMHYVNTPGVQHLVNQSRIARWLTGNAWQFVSHIGSTKNLNV; encoded by the coding sequence GTGAGCGGATTTGGCGTGCTCGATATTATTTTTATTGCCGTCATTGCGCTGGGGGCCATCAACGGCTATCGCTTGGGGTTTGTTCGTCAGGTGACAAGATTGTTCGGTGCAGTTATCGCTTACTTCGTTTCATACTGGTTGCGGCCGTACGTGGCACCTGTGGTTGAAAACATGCATCTTTTTTCCCACTTGCCGCAAAGTGCAGTCGCAAACACCTTGTTTGGCAATCTGTCTGGAGCAATCGCATTTGGTGTTGTGTTTATTGTTACGTTTCTCCTGCTCCGGTATGCGGCGGGCCTAATCGACGCACTGTTTAGTTTGCCCGTCTTGTCGTTCGTGAATCGAACGGTTGGATTGGTTGCTGGCGTTGCTTTGGCTGTGATCTTTGTGTACGTGGTTTCTCTCATTATGCATTACGTGAACACACCGGGTGTCCAACATCTAGTAAACCAGTCTCGAATTGCACGGTGGTTGACGGGAAACGCGTGGCAATTCGTTTCCCATATCGGAAGTACAAAAAACCTAAACGTTTAA
- a CDS encoding phage holin family protein: MQRIIGTIVRFIVSALVLMLVGYLVPGFGVMGFWSAVLAAIVISILGLAMEALFGRRISPYGRGIVGFISGAIVIYVAQLFVPGMRASILGALLASLVIGIIDLFIPTNLRGTHDER, from the coding sequence ATGCAACGCATCATCGGCACCATTGTCCGATTCATCGTATCTGCACTTGTTTTGATGCTCGTGGGTTACCTTGTTCCTGGCTTTGGCGTCATGGGATTCTGGTCCGCAGTCCTCGCCGCAATCGTTATTTCCATCCTTGGACTCGCCATGGAAGCACTTTTTGGCCGTCGAATCTCACCATATGGACGAGGTATCGTCGGCTTTATTTCCGGCGCCATCGTGATATACGTGGCACAGTTATTTGTGCCTGGAATGCGTGCAAGTATTCTTGGCGCGCTTCTGGCGTCGTTGGTAATCGGGATCATCGACTTGTTTATCCCAACTAACCTGCGCGGAACACACGACGAAAGATGA
- a CDS encoding endonuclease MutS2 has protein sequence MLERSLKALEYPYIQEQLSSYAMCSLGKQAAAEMSPFQNITEANRELDAVDECLRCILRAGGPPFGGITDIRTDLRRAEIGGTLSADRILAVARLIQGGRAFRQYVSRAAELTELVHLPELTEGMVDAKRTEQEIAHAISDDGQVLDHASEQLHRLRSERRRAEGEVRTVLDRMLRANQKLLQEPIIAMRGTYFCLPVRVEHKNQIRGVVRDVSSSGSTVFIEPQAVVDISNRVRELQVLEEQEIERILFKLSQIIAEVAPDLRVNVNILQTIDLWFAKASYARALDAKRPTLTDNVWRLHGARHPQLNKDAVPVDVELGDRFHLLIVTGPNTGGKTVTLKTVGLLTLMAMSGCFLPTKRESEVGFSTEIFVDIGDEQSIEQSLSTFSSHMNNIIHMLSTVRPDSLVLLDELGAGTDPAEGSALAIAILDRLSSIGCRVIATTHYAELKGYAFQNENAMNASMEFDVESLRPTYRLLVGVPGRSNALAIAERLGLPRDILEEARAHVAESDIHVEELIGKLEQANREADRAFAEASAEREATKRLRDEWETKTSRLEQELATEREKARRETQQLVERAQRESEQIIRELRQMRHEAGVKDHELVELRKSLEGLSPEPEQGHASGKRSNQGKRLSVGARVKVLSLGQKGDVVEVAGDGSHATVQLGLMRMKVDASDLEILQEKAEEQVVRHTRKSPAKDIRMELDVRGETVEDAIMRIDKYLDDAVVSGLARVVIIHGKGTGALRNAIRRHLGRHPQVKTSQAAGLGEGGDGATVVTVRI, from the coding sequence ATGTTAGAGCGGTCACTTAAGGCCCTAGAATACCCATATATACAAGAACAGTTGAGCAGCTATGCCATGTGTAGTCTCGGTAAGCAAGCTGCGGCTGAAATGAGTCCATTTCAAAACATCACCGAGGCCAATCGCGAACTCGATGCCGTTGATGAGTGTCTTCGATGTATTTTGCGCGCTGGCGGTCCGCCTTTTGGTGGGATCACGGATATCCGGACGGATTTACGGCGCGCCGAAATCGGAGGCACGTTGTCGGCGGATCGAATTTTGGCTGTTGCTCGCCTCATTCAAGGTGGTCGGGCGTTTCGGCAGTATGTCAGCCGAGCGGCCGAACTGACAGAACTGGTACACCTGCCGGAACTCACAGAAGGGATGGTCGACGCGAAGCGTACGGAACAAGAAATCGCGCACGCGATAAGCGACGATGGACAAGTTTTGGACCACGCGAGTGAACAGCTTCATCGATTGCGCAGTGAACGTCGGCGGGCGGAAGGTGAAGTTCGCACGGTCTTGGACCGAATGCTGAGAGCGAATCAGAAGCTCCTTCAAGAGCCAATCATCGCCATGCGCGGTACGTATTTCTGTCTGCCGGTGCGCGTTGAGCACAAAAATCAAATTCGAGGCGTGGTTCGCGACGTTTCGTCGTCGGGATCGACGGTATTTATTGAACCGCAAGCCGTTGTGGATATCAGCAACCGCGTTCGGGAATTGCAGGTATTGGAAGAACAGGAAATTGAACGCATCTTGTTCAAACTGTCGCAGATCATCGCCGAGGTCGCTCCAGATCTTCGTGTGAATGTAAACATTCTCCAAACGATCGATTTGTGGTTTGCCAAAGCCAGTTACGCCAGGGCCCTCGACGCAAAACGTCCCACGTTGACTGATAACGTATGGCGGCTTCACGGTGCCCGTCATCCACAGTTAAACAAGGATGCGGTTCCAGTCGATGTGGAATTGGGTGACCGGTTTCACCTTCTCATCGTCACGGGTCCGAACACGGGTGGCAAGACGGTCACGTTGAAGACCGTTGGGTTGCTCACGCTCATGGCCATGTCCGGGTGCTTTTTGCCTACAAAACGGGAAAGCGAAGTCGGTTTTTCCACTGAAATTTTTGTGGATATTGGTGATGAGCAGAGCATTGAGCAGAGTCTTTCGACATTTTCTTCTCACATGAACAACATTATCCACATGCTCTCTACTGTCCGCCCAGATAGTTTGGTCTTGTTGGACGAACTGGGTGCCGGCACCGATCCGGCGGAGGGTTCCGCGTTGGCGATTGCCATTCTCGACCGGTTGTCGTCTATCGGTTGCCGGGTTATCGCAACAACTCACTACGCGGAACTGAAAGGATACGCATTCCAAAATGAAAATGCCATGAATGCAAGTATGGAGTTCGATGTGGAGAGTTTGCGACCGACGTATCGGTTGCTGGTGGGTGTTCCGGGGAGATCGAATGCGCTTGCCATCGCTGAGCGGCTCGGATTGCCACGGGACATTCTGGAGGAGGCTCGGGCGCACGTTGCCGAGTCGGATATTCATGTTGAGGAACTGATCGGCAAGCTTGAACAGGCGAACCGGGAAGCGGATCGGGCCTTTGCGGAAGCAAGCGCTGAACGTGAGGCCACCAAACGCTTGCGAGATGAGTGGGAGACGAAAACGAGCCGCTTAGAGCAGGAACTGGCAACGGAGCGCGAAAAGGCCAGACGCGAGACGCAGCAGCTCGTCGAGCGGGCTCAGCGCGAGAGTGAGCAAATTATTCGCGAACTTCGTCAGATGCGCCATGAAGCCGGTGTGAAGGACCATGAACTCGTGGAATTGCGCAAATCCCTCGAGGGTCTATCTCCGGAACCCGAGCAAGGGCACGCCAGTGGAAAGCGCAGTAATCAAGGCAAGCGGTTGTCAGTAGGCGCTCGCGTGAAAGTATTATCGCTCGGCCAGAAGGGTGATGTCGTTGAAGTGGCGGGCGACGGCTCGCACGCTACGGTACAACTCGGTTTGATGCGAATGAAAGTGGACGCTTCGGATCTAGAAATTTTGCAGGAAAAGGCAGAGGAGCAAGTCGTCCGTCATACACGCAAGTCTCCAGCGAAAGACATTCGCATGGAACTTGACGTTCGCGGTGAGACGGTCGAAGACGCCATCATGCGCATCGACAAATACCTGGATGACGCCGTGGTTTCCGGACTGGCTCGCGTTGTAATCATTCACGGGAAGGGTACTGGTGCACTCAGGAACGCGATCCGTCGACATCTCGGGCGCCACCCGCAGGTCAAGACGAGCCAAGCTGCCGGTCTCGGCGAAGGCGGCGACGGTGCAACTGTTGTGACGGTGCGGATCTAG
- a CDS encoding WD40/YVTN/BNR-like repeat-containing protein: protein MNKEHGLWLVTLPVSLTLATACSTQSPTTTVKNMTTSTTMTTNNETASSADQKNSLQSPNIPWSNRPNQSFDIIRHIHMFDSKTGWQTGYKNRKFVLGLTSDGGTTWHQIPMPHGLPEQSEGFTNEPLAAIVNPNDIIMAWTLDNQVHIDRTTNGGQTWAKSDLTLQPPLNALSAIVFSDPQHGWIAAQSSPASGHTQKAIYRTQDGGSTWNVVSVDNGYIPSTSPTTKTLPESAFLLNLSASTSHDLWAGLEPTDVYNQKFEPLYHSNDGGKSWHVSSIPIPAAVRPTDNLIGTIAPSLSEQSGIFLAYTQPSNNTGPGYAQLYLSKDGGQSWSKSGAEISSNPFVTSLCDGRIAWLGDIHQAHLVETSNAGATWRTIQPGPLYRKTIQKAPLAELDVVNDSTAFAVFTDENPQTTFKDHSVLLKTTDGGLTWRMLKSQ, encoded by the coding sequence ATGAACAAAGAACACGGTCTGTGGCTCGTCACTTTGCCAGTCTCGTTGACACTGGCGACGGCATGTAGCACACAGTCCCCAACCACCACTGTCAAGAACATGACGACTTCGACAACCATGACGACAAACAACGAAACCGCAAGCAGTGCTGACCAAAAAAACTCACTACAATCCCCTAATATACCGTGGTCCAATCGTCCCAACCAATCTTTTGATATCATTCGTCACATTCACATGTTCGACTCAAAAACGGGATGGCAAACGGGCTACAAGAATCGAAAATTCGTCCTTGGCCTCACGAGTGACGGTGGAACGACCTGGCACCAAATCCCTATGCCGCATGGGTTGCCGGAGCAATCCGAAGGGTTTACGAATGAACCGCTAGCAGCCATCGTCAATCCAAACGACATAATCATGGCCTGGACCCTGGACAATCAGGTACACATTGACCGAACAACGAACGGCGGCCAAACTTGGGCAAAGTCCGACCTAACCCTTCAACCACCACTCAATGCCCTTTCTGCGATTGTCTTTTCCGACCCACAACACGGCTGGATAGCAGCCCAATCTAGTCCTGCTTCAGGTCACACGCAAAAGGCTATCTACCGAACACAAGATGGCGGATCGACGTGGAACGTGGTCTCTGTAGACAATGGATACATTCCATCCACGAGCCCAACCACAAAGACCCTGCCAGAGTCCGCCTTTCTATTGAACTTGTCCGCATCGACCTCCCACGATCTCTGGGCAGGCCTGGAACCAACAGACGTGTACAACCAAAAATTCGAACCTCTCTATCACTCGAACGACGGCGGCAAAAGCTGGCATGTGTCCAGTATCCCAATTCCCGCTGCCGTTCGCCCTACAGACAATTTGATCGGCACCATTGCCCCGTCCCTAAGCGAACAATCCGGTATCTTCCTAGCCTACACGCAGCCTAGCAACAACACAGGCCCTGGATACGCACAACTGTACCTAAGCAAAGACGGCGGACAATCCTGGTCAAAATCCGGCGCCGAAATTTCATCAAACCCATTCGTCACTTCACTCTGTGACGGACGGATCGCCTGGCTCGGAGACATCCATCAAGCCCATCTCGTCGAGACAAGCAATGCGGGCGCCACCTGGCGAACGATCCAACCCGGACCGCTCTACAGAAAGACCATCCAAAAGGCACCCTTAGCGGAACTAGATGTCGTCAATGACTCTACCGCTTTCGCGGTATTTACAGACGAAAACCCACAAACGACATTCAAGGACCACTCCGTGCTCCTCAAAACAACAGATGGCGGGCTGACGTGGAGGATGCTAAAGAGCCAGTGA
- a CDS encoding SDR family oxidoreductase, whose translation MNLGLEQKSVLVTAASRGLGLASAQLFAAEGAKVTIASRNEESLQRAAQQIQTATGQSVNVVKLDVNRPEDIARAIESAEEFGDGLDVLVCNAGGPPGGSFIQLDDSKWYQAFEQNLLSVVRLTRGAIPYLRRSSAGRIVNITSSSIKQPISGLVLSNTMRAGVWGLTKTLSDEFGAYGVLVNTVGPGRIATDRIAEIDEVTAQREGIDVAQVTEKFIAQIPLGRYGQPEEFARAVVFLASPANTYITGQALLVDGGMVKNL comes from the coding sequence ATGAATTTAGGACTTGAACAGAAGTCCGTGCTGGTCACGGCGGCAAGCCGTGGTCTTGGTTTGGCTTCGGCTCAGCTGTTTGCGGCGGAAGGAGCGAAAGTAACCATCGCCAGCCGGAATGAGGAATCGCTGCAGCGCGCTGCTCAACAGATTCAAACGGCAACGGGTCAATCCGTGAACGTGGTCAAGCTGGATGTGAACCGCCCGGAGGATATCGCTCGCGCTATCGAGTCCGCTGAAGAATTTGGAGACGGACTGGATGTGTTGGTGTGTAACGCAGGTGGTCCACCTGGAGGGTCATTTATCCAGCTAGACGACAGCAAATGGTACCAGGCATTTGAGCAAAACTTGTTGTCCGTAGTCCGACTTACTCGCGGTGCCATTCCGTATTTACGCAGATCGTCCGCAGGGAGAATTGTGAATATTACGTCCTCCTCCATTAAGCAACCGATTTCGGGGCTTGTTCTGTCCAATACCATGCGCGCGGGCGTTTGGGGCCTGACCAAGACATTGAGTGATGAGTTTGGGGCATACGGTGTCCTTGTGAACACTGTGGGTCCGGGGCGTATTGCGACGGATCGCATCGCGGAAATTGACGAAGTGACAGCACAGCGGGAAGGGATCGACGTGGCCCAAGTAACGGAGAAATTTATCGCCCAGATTCCTTTAGGTCGCTATGGCCAGCCGGAAGAGTTTGCACGGGCAGTTGTCTTTCTAGCCTCGCCAGCCAATACATATATCACGGGCCAAGCTTTGCTCGTGGACGGCGGCATGGTGAAGAATCTGTAG